A window of the Radiobacillus deserti genome harbors these coding sequences:
- a CDS encoding S8 family peptidase, which yields MFGYSVIQLVREMGDKVDRDIRQELVRFYQPFRRVPCFLHRPFERLRKKTKRLPVIIEFEDGTFDFGLGDMKSVRCKTRSEFPSISCCSTKVSVEKIEHLLRNSSNIKKIHYDRKVTTLLDVASPSIHSDQLKQSGLTGKDVNIAIVDTGIYPHRDLQGRIIAFKDFINNRTEAYDDNGHGTHCAGDAAGNGLSSNGKYQAPAPEANLIGVKVLDKMGSGSLSTVISGVEWCIQNKSSFNINVLSLSLGSDATQSAEDDPVVKAVNKAWDNGIVVCVAAGNSGPSPETIASPGISQKVITVGATNDNNTVDRSDDVVADFSSRGPTIDGLTKPDLLTPGVNIISLRSPRSYIDKTNPQFRVDTNYMSLSGTSMATPICAGVVAQLLQKQPTLSPDQVKQQLIQACEDMGQPPNVQGHGYLNAENLF from the coding sequence ATGTTTGGTTACTCGGTAATTCAGCTTGTTCGTGAAATGGGAGATAAGGTTGATCGGGACATCCGTCAAGAGCTCGTTCGATTCTATCAACCATTTCGGAGAGTTCCATGTTTTTTACACCGGCCATTCGAACGTTTAAGGAAAAAAACAAAGCGGCTACCAGTAATAATAGAGTTCGAGGATGGGACGTTCGACTTTGGACTTGGTGATATGAAAAGTGTGAGATGTAAAACACGGTCAGAGTTTCCTTCCATTTCTTGTTGTTCTACTAAGGTATCCGTAGAAAAGATTGAGCATTTACTAAGAAACTCCTCCAATATTAAAAAAATTCATTACGATAGAAAAGTGACGACATTACTTGATGTAGCATCTCCATCCATCCATTCCGATCAGTTAAAGCAATCTGGTTTGACAGGGAAGGATGTAAATATTGCAATAGTTGATACAGGAATATATCCACACCGTGATTTACAAGGAAGAATCATAGCCTTTAAGGATTTTATTAATAACCGAACAGAAGCCTATGATGATAATGGTCATGGTACTCATTGCGCAGGAGACGCAGCAGGAAATGGTCTTTCATCTAATGGAAAGTATCAAGCTCCAGCACCGGAGGCTAACCTTATAGGGGTTAAAGTACTTGATAAAATGGGGTCGGGATCGCTTTCCACCGTCATATCAGGTGTGGAATGGTGTATTCAAAATAAATCTTCTTTTAATATTAATGTCCTTTCGTTATCACTAGGTTCTGATGCCACACAATCTGCCGAAGACGACCCAGTAGTGAAAGCAGTAAACAAGGCTTGGGATAACGGAATAGTCGTTTGCGTAGCTGCTGGTAACTCAGGTCCATCACCAGAAACCATTGCAAGTCCTGGAATAAGTCAAAAGGTCATTACGGTAGGGGCAACAAATGATAATAATACGGTTGATCGTTCGGACGATGTAGTGGCTGATTTTTCAAGTCGAGGACCAACAATTGATGGATTAACTAAACCGGACCTGCTAACTCCAGGTGTAAATATTATTTCCCTACGCTCTCCTAGGTCGTATATTGATAAAACAAATCCACAGTTCCGTGTGGATACGAATTATATGTCCTTATCAGGAACTTCAATGGCCACACCAATATGCGCAGGTGTCGTTGCACAACTCCTCCAAAAACAACCAACTCTATCTCCAGATCAAGTAAAACAGCAACTCATTCAAGCATGTGAAGACATGGGACAACCACCTAATGTTCAAGGACATGGGTATTTAAATGCTGAAAATCTATTCTAA
- a CDS encoding N-acetylmuramoyl-L-alanine amidase — MKLYLDPGHGGSDPGALGNGIQEKDIVLDIALRIRSILLNDYENVQVNMSRTNDSTVSLSQRTDQANSWGADYFLSIHCNAFNGTAQGYEDYIHSNLSSSSPTAGYQDIIHSEVTQVNQLQDRGQKQANFHVLRETVMPALLTENGFIDNSHDAALMKDPSWRQRVAQGHVNGLEKAFSLKRKPDENVGVVYKVIAGAFKSKDNADSRSTLLESKGIESIVNTVVISGETWYRVQAGAFSIRENAEKRLVEVQHAGIQDAYIITENSNTNQVQTSGYSILGQTFLSPVQMNEYVKTINPQAIEIAQYYHALGTYYGIRGDIAFAQAMHETDFLRFTGIVHSSQNNFCGLGATGPDNPGASFATPEEGVLAHIQHLYAYASTNSLPGKYDLVDPRFDLVQRGSASTWTELNGKWAVPGTNYGQSILDLYGRMITAAIDNLNRILGVIE; from the coding sequence ATGAAACTTTATTTAGATCCGGGTCATGGAGGTTCAGATCCAGGTGCTTTAGGGAACGGAATACAAGAGAAAGACATTGTGTTAGATATTGCTTTGAGGATTCGTTCCATATTACTAAATGACTATGAAAATGTGCAAGTGAATATGAGTCGTACGAATGACTCGACAGTAAGTTTAAGTCAACGAACTGACCAAGCAAATAGCTGGGGAGCCGACTATTTTTTATCCATTCATTGTAATGCATTCAATGGAACTGCTCAAGGATATGAAGACTATATTCATAGTAACTTATCTAGTTCTTCTCCTACAGCAGGCTATCAAGATATCATTCACTCGGAAGTGACACAAGTCAATCAACTCCAAGACCGAGGACAAAAACAGGCAAATTTTCATGTGTTAAGGGAAACCGTAATGCCTGCACTATTAACAGAGAATGGGTTCATTGACAATAGCCATGATGCTGCGCTAATGAAGGATCCATCATGGCGTCAAAGAGTTGCCCAAGGACATGTTAATGGTTTAGAAAAGGCATTTTCCCTTAAGAGAAAACCAGATGAGAATGTAGGAGTAGTGTATAAAGTAATTGCTGGCGCTTTCAAGTCGAAAGACAATGCCGATTCTCGTTCCACACTCTTGGAATCCAAAGGAATAGAATCCATTGTAAACACGGTTGTGATTTCTGGCGAGACATGGTATAGAGTCCAAGCTGGTGCCTTTTCAATTCGAGAAAACGCAGAGAAACGTTTAGTAGAGGTGCAGCATGCAGGGATTCAAGATGCCTATATCATTACCGAAAACAGCAATACAAACCAAGTTCAGACTTCTGGCTATTCGATACTGGGTCAGACTTTCCTATCACCAGTACAGATGAACGAGTATGTAAAAACAATAAATCCCCAAGCAATAGAAATTGCTCAATATTATCATGCATTGGGAACGTATTATGGAATTCGCGGGGATATTGCGTTTGCTCAGGCTATGCATGAGACGGATTTTCTTCGGTTTACTGGTATTGTCCATTCAAGTCAAAACAACTTCTGCGGGCTAGGTGCAACAGGACCTGATAATCCTGGAGCAAGCTTCGCTACACCGGAAGAAGGTGTTCTTGCTCATATACAACATTTATATGCTTATGCATCTACGAACTCGTTACCAGGGAAATACGATCTTGTTGATCCACGCTTTGACTTAGTTCAGAGGGGATCAGCGTCAACATGGACGGAGTTAAATGGAAAATGGGCTGTACCGGGAACCAACTATGGTCAATCCATCTTAGATTTGTATGGAAGAATGATTACAGCTGCCATTGATAACCTAAATCGAATTCTAGGAGTAATAGAATGA